A single region of the Synergistaceae bacterium genome encodes:
- the lepA gene encoding translation elongation factor 4, with the protein MKNIRNFCIIAHIDHGKSTLADRLLEATGTISSRDMKAQILDSLALERERGITIKLVPVRMDYTASDGTKYILNLIDTPGHVDFAYEVSRSLAACEGALLVVDATQGVEAQTVANAYQAVEQGLEILPVINKTDLPSARPDNAKQEISDVVGIDASGAVLASAKTGAGVPEILERIVTDIPAPEGDPNAPLQALIFDSVYDNYRGVICYVRVVNGTIKAGQNIMFMSNGITYPVNEAGVFRPGFEPVAQLGPGEVGYVTASIKTLAEAQVGDTITDANNPASSPLPGYKKVKSVVFCGFYPVERDNYPQLRDALEKLCLNDSAVTYEPESSEALGFGFRCGFLGLLHMDVVRERLREEYGVELVATAPNVIYEVVKASGEVIEAHRPSDFPDPSEITEIREPYIKLSVFMPSEFTGRVMQLVQDKRGTYKSMDYITPERVRLVYEMPLSEFIVDFHDKLKSQTRGYASLDYELIGLKPSELVRVDILVNGEAADAFSFICHKDAAYNRGHAVVTKLKELIPSQLFEIPIQASIGRRVIVRVNVKALRKDVLAKCYGGDITRKRKLLEKQKEGKKRMKQIGKVSIPQEAFLAFMQVDTGEK; encoded by the coding sequence ATGAAGAACATACGCAACTTTTGCATAATAGCTCACATAGATCACGGAAAATCTACCCTTGCCGACAGACTCCTTGAAGCTACCGGCACAATCTCATCACGCGACATGAAGGCTCAGATTCTCGATTCGCTGGCTCTTGAACGCGAGCGCGGCATAACGATAAAGCTCGTCCCTGTACGGATGGATTACACGGCCTCTGACGGCACAAAATACATCCTCAACCTCATAGACACACCCGGCCACGTAGATTTTGCCTACGAGGTCTCACGTTCACTTGCGGCGTGTGAAGGCGCGCTCCTCGTCGTCGATGCGACTCAGGGTGTCGAAGCACAGACCGTCGCGAATGCCTATCAGGCCGTCGAGCAGGGGCTGGAGATTCTGCCCGTCATCAACAAGACGGATTTACCTTCAGCACGTCCAGACAACGCGAAACAGGAAATCTCTGACGTTGTGGGAATAGATGCTTCTGGTGCAGTCTTGGCCAGCGCGAAAACGGGAGCAGGAGTGCCCGAGATACTTGAACGGATTGTTACGGACATTCCCGCGCCCGAAGGAGACCCGAACGCTCCGCTTCAAGCCCTAATCTTCGACAGTGTTTACGATAACTACAGAGGAGTCATCTGCTACGTCAGAGTCGTGAACGGCACGATAAAGGCCGGGCAGAACATTATGTTCATGTCGAACGGAATAACTTACCCCGTCAACGAAGCAGGAGTCTTCCGTCCCGGTTTTGAGCCAGTTGCTCAGCTTGGACCGGGAGAAGTCGGGTATGTTACGGCGAGCATCAAGACGCTTGCAGAAGCTCAGGTCGGCGACACAATCACTGACGCAAACAACCCCGCATCCTCACCACTGCCCGGCTACAAGAAGGTGAAGAGCGTAGTATTCTGCGGTTTCTACCCCGTTGAACGCGACAACTACCCGCAGTTACGCGACGCACTCGAGAAGCTCTGCCTGAATGACTCCGCTGTAACCTACGAGCCGGAAAGCTCAGAGGCACTCGGCTTCGGGTTCAGGTGCGGATTTCTTGGCCTGCTTCACATGGACGTAGTAAGAGAACGACTGCGCGAAGAATACGGCGTTGAACTTGTTGCTACTGCTCCGAACGTAATCTACGAGGTCGTGAAGGCTTCGGGTGAGGTCATCGAGGCTCACAGGCCTTCGGACTTTCCTGACCCTAGCGAGATTACGGAGATTCGCGAACCGTACATCAAGCTGTCGGTGTTTATGCCGTCGGAGTTCACGGGGCGTGTAATGCAGTTAGTGCAGGACAAGCGCGGTACGTATAAATCAATGGACTACATTACGCCCGAACGCGTGAGGCTTGTTTACGAGATGCCGCTGTCGGAGTTCATCGTTGACTTCCATGACAAGCTGAAATCACAGACAAGGGGCTATGCGTCGCTGGATTATGAGTTAATTGGCCTGAAGCCCAGCGAACTCGTGAGGGTTGATATTCTCGTGAACGGCGAGGCGGCTGATGCGTTCTCGTTCATCTGCCACAAGGATGCAGCGTACAATCGCGGTCATGCTGTCGTAACGAAGCTGAAGGAGTTAATCCCGTCGCAGCTGTTCGAGATACCGATACAGGCATCAATCGGCCGGAGGGTAATTGTGCGCGTGAACGTCAAGGCATTACGTAAGGACGTGCTGGCCAAGTGCTACGGCGGAGACATAACGCGCAAACGCAAACTTCTAGAGAAGCAGAAGGAGGGCAAGAAGCGCATGAAGCAGATCGGCAAGGTCTCAATCCCGCAGGAAGCCTTCCTAGCGTTCATGCAGGTTGATACTGGTGAGAAGTAG
- the hemW gene encoding radical SAM family heme chaperone HemW has protein sequence MRSSLYVHVPFCERKCGYCSFYSVRAGAGDAEAWLDGIARDAVKFRGTEVTTLYIGGGTPSVLSLSHWQELMRTIHHNFNTLHLLEATAEANPNSLTEEHIAFFRDNGITRVSLGVQSLNDEELATLGRLHDSRQALRAMEMVRDAGLNLSCDLIFAVPGQTLRTWAGSLRTVMQYASHISTYQLTLEPDTPMGKLYGNEELNREGYLFYRYAQYFLPRKGFTQYEISSFAPEGQECRHNISYWNHSDVIALGPSASGYTGGVRYTNPRTLKAWLAGEEPEREELSPRERAIELAILSLRTKWGIRRELLLPEAERIIVRMPSDLFIITPERIALTPKGMRLGNAIWCELIGV, from the coding sequence GTGAGAAGTAGCCTGTACGTTCACGTTCCGTTCTGCGAGAGGAAGTGCGGTTACTGCTCATTCTACAGCGTAAGGGCAGGGGCTGGCGATGCTGAGGCGTGGCTTGATGGGATTGCGCGTGATGCCGTGAAGTTCAGGGGCACAGAGGTAACGACTCTCTACATCGGCGGGGGAACTCCGAGCGTATTATCTCTCTCTCACTGGCAGGAACTGATGCGCACGATTCACCACAACTTCAACACCTTACACCTCCTTGAAGCAACAGCAGAGGCTAACCCCAACTCCCTGACAGAAGAGCACATCGCGTTCTTCAGGGACAACGGCATTACGCGGGTAAGTCTCGGAGTACAGAGCCTCAACGACGAGGAGCTTGCGACACTTGGCCGACTTCATGACTCGCGTCAGGCATTGCGGGCTATGGAGATGGTGAGAGATGCGGGGCTGAACCTGTCGTGCGACCTGATTTTTGCCGTGCCCGGGCAGACACTCAGAACGTGGGCAGGTTCTCTCCGTACCGTGATGCAGTATGCCTCCCACATCTCGACGTACCAGCTCACCCTTGAGCCCGATACCCCTATGGGAAAATTGTACGGGAATGAAGAACTCAACAGAGAGGGCTATTTATTCTACAGGTACGCACAATACTTCCTTCCGCGCAAAGGTTTCACGCAGTACGAGATCTCCAGTTTTGCCCCCGAAGGCCAAGAGTGCCGGCACAACATCAGCTACTGGAATCACTCTGACGTTATCGCTCTCGGCCCGTCGGCTTCGGGGTACACTGGCGGCGTGAGGTACACCAACCCCCGCACGCTCAAGGCATGGCTCGCCGGTGAAGAACCGGAACGTGAGGAACTCTCTCCGCGTGAACGTGCAATAGAGCTGGCGATACTCTCACTGCGCACAAAATGGGGCATCAGACGGGAATTATTGTTGCCGGAAGCCGAGAGAATTATTGTCAGGATGCCTTCTGACCTCTTCATCATCACGCCTGAACGCATAGCCCTCACTCCGAAAGGTATGCGGCTCGGTAATGCCATATGGTGTGAATTAATCGGAGTGTGA
- a CDS encoding glycosyltransferase family 2 protein, giving the protein MPPLISVIIPAFNSSGRIRDSLLSVIRQSCSETEIILVDDASNDGTGIAAWEILENSGRPFRILTNPKNLGVSASRNKGLDASRGSYIWFMDSDDTAHPEMLAVLHRLITGTQSDVAFCGYKRHFTDGRPDVHARCCRRDGISGGENFLPEHTPPLWCCLYEADFLRRYSLRFHDGCTSGEDVEFQAKAFCCAQKAAFTPQCLYSYTEHEPSRDNIISYRHNTEAQERTAAYLLEHSRTERVRYLAEHVLMPQTVIRRANLCAMTDSKAGYDSIVRENRNVLNCALELRVLSGKPEVFFKSLAILKFPELYYRMRTK; this is encoded by the coding sequence TTGCCGCCGTTAATCAGCGTAATAATACCCGCGTTCAATTCGTCCGGCCGGATACGGGACTCACTTTTGAGCGTCATCAGGCAGTCTTGCAGTGAGACAGAAATCATACTCGTAGATGATGCCTCGAATGACGGCACGGGTATTGCTGCGTGGGAAATACTGGAAAATTCGGGTCGTCCCTTCAGGATTCTCACCAATCCCAAAAATCTCGGAGTGTCCGCCTCGCGCAACAAAGGGCTTGATGCTTCACGCGGGAGTTACATCTGGTTCATGGACTCCGACGACACAGCACACCCCGAAATGCTTGCTGTACTTCACAGGCTCATAACAGGTACTCAGAGCGATGTAGCTTTCTGCGGATACAAGCGGCACTTCACGGACGGACGGCCTGACGTTCACGCAAGGTGCTGCAGGCGCGATGGAATTTCCGGCGGCGAAAACTTCCTGCCGGAGCATACACCGCCGCTGTGGTGCTGCCTCTATGAAGCCGACTTCCTCAGGAGATATTCCCTGCGTTTTCACGACGGATGCACTTCTGGCGAGGATGTCGAGTTTCAGGCAAAGGCTTTCTGTTGCGCGCAAAAAGCTGCTTTCACGCCTCAATGCCTGTACTCGTACACGGAGCATGAGCCTTCGCGTGATAATATCATCAGCTACAGGCACAACACAGAAGCTCAGGAGCGTACGGCTGCCTATCTTCTGGAACATTCACGCACCGAACGAGTGAGGTATCTCGCTGAACATGTGCTAATGCCGCAGACAGTAATACGCAGGGCTAATCTATGTGCGATGACGGACAGCAAAGCAGGTTATGATTCTATCGTGCGCGAAAACAGGAATGTGCTCAATTGTGCTCTGGAACTGCGCGTATTGTCAGGAAAGCCTGAAGTGTTCTTCAAATCGCTGGCGATTCTGAAGTTCCCTGAGCTGTATTACAGGATGAGGACAAAATAA